A genomic region of Polyangiaceae bacterium contains the following coding sequences:
- the coxB gene encoding cytochrome c oxidase subunit II, producing MTFDPIELGSFWMPRQSSTIASEIDFAWYVVYWFDVLMFFGLMIPMFYFIRRFRRRTDNDKVSSVTHSTALEIGWTVIPSILVIALFFVGLRGYLMASVAPANAMEIRTTAEMYMWTFTYPNGTTSVNELVVPKDKPVKLIMSSKDVLHSFYVPEFRVKQDVVPGTYTTLWFEANAKRDTVLLCTEYCGVGHSDMMAKVHVMEQADYNNWLETGRKPGDPILAPDELGKKLFTSRSCNTCHSLDGTRVQGPSFKGLFGKTEKFADGSSAQVDENYIRESLLEPTKKVVEGYPAVMPTYKGLLKENEIDALIAYIKTVK from the coding sequence ATGACGTTTGACCCTATCGAACTCGGCTCTTTTTGGATGCCGAGGCAGTCGTCGACGATTGCGTCAGAAATCGATTTCGCATGGTACGTCGTTTATTGGTTCGACGTGCTCATGTTCTTCGGTCTGATGATCCCGATGTTCTACTTCATTCGCCGATTCAGACGGCGAACGGACAACGACAAGGTAAGTTCGGTTACGCATAGTACGGCGCTGGAAATCGGCTGGACCGTCATTCCGTCGATCTTGGTCATTGCGCTCTTCTTCGTTGGTCTGCGCGGCTATCTCATGGCCTCCGTGGCGCCGGCGAATGCAATGGAGATTCGGACGACGGCCGAAATGTACATGTGGACGTTTACCTATCCGAACGGAACCACGTCGGTGAACGAGCTCGTGGTGCCAAAGGACAAACCCGTCAAGCTCATCATGAGCTCGAAGGATGTTCTGCACAGCTTTTACGTTCCCGAGTTCCGAGTGAAGCAGGACGTCGTTCCCGGCACGTACACGACGCTCTGGTTCGAGGCGAATGCCAAGCGCGATACCGTGCTGCTGTGCACCGAGTATTGCGGCGTTGGTCATTCCGACATGATGGCGAAGGTGCACGTCATGGAGCAAGCCGACTACAACAATTGGCTCGAGACGGGCCGGAAGCCTGGCGACCCAATCCTCGCGCCCGACGAGCTTGGTAAGAAGCTCTTTACGTCGCGTAGCTGCAACACCTGCCATTCGCTCGACGGAACGCGCGTTCAAGGTCCGAGCTTCAAGGGTCTATTTGGCAAGACCGAGAAGTTTGCCGATGGTTCTTCGGCGCAAGTCGACGAGAACTACATTCGTGAGAGCCTGCTCGAACCGACGAAAAAGGTCGTCGAGGGGTACCCTGCGGTCATGCCGACCTACAAGGGTTTGCTCAAAGAAAATGAGATCGACGCGCTCATCGCGTACATCAAGACGGTGAAGTAG
- a CDS encoding SCO family protein, producing MALAMLLWANVAFADMKPAPGADLTLPKELTNIEIEEKPGAKLPLDVRLRDGQGRDVRLGDYFDGEHPVILALAYYECPMLCTLVLNGLLDGLKGTDLTAGKDYRVVVISIDPRDTPEMANKKRDTYVKAYGRPVADRGWDFTVADQAEVQRVADTIGFRYRWDEPSKQFAHAAGIFVASPNGTLSRTLYGIAFPSKDVKLALLEATEGKIGSTLNRVLLFCFHYSVAENRYVLATRRLMKAGGVLTVIGLAALLASYWRSERRRQAKPVDGAVA from the coding sequence ATGGCTCTTGCGATGCTTCTTTGGGCGAACGTTGCGTTTGCCGATATGAAGCCTGCGCCGGGGGCTGACTTGACGCTGCCGAAGGAGCTTACGAACATCGAGATCGAGGAAAAGCCCGGCGCCAAGCTTCCGTTGGATGTTCGTTTGCGAGATGGTCAGGGGCGCGATGTGCGCCTCGGCGATTACTTCGACGGCGAGCATCCGGTCATCCTTGCGCTTGCATATTATGAATGCCCGATGCTTTGCACGCTGGTTCTGAACGGCCTTTTGGATGGTCTGAAGGGCACGGATCTCACGGCGGGCAAAGATTATCGGGTTGTCGTCATCAGCATCGATCCGCGCGATACGCCCGAGATGGCGAACAAGAAGCGCGACACGTACGTGAAGGCTTATGGCAGGCCCGTGGCGGATCGAGGTTGGGACTTTACCGTGGCGGATCAAGCTGAAGTGCAGCGTGTGGCCGACACGATTGGGTTCCGATATCGCTGGGACGAACCGTCCAAGCAATTCGCGCACGCGGCGGGTATTTTCGTGGCGTCTCCGAACGGCACGTTGTCCCGTACGCTGTATGGCATCGCATTTCCGTCGAAAGACGTGAAGCTTGCGCTCCTCGAAGCGACCGAGGGCAAGATCGGTTCGACCTTGAACCGCGTGCTCTTGTTCTGCTTTCATTATTCCGTAGCCGAAAACAGGTATGTCCTCGCGACGAGGCGCCTCATGAAGGCCGGTGGAGTTTTGACGGTCATTGGTCTCGCGGCACTGCTCGCGAGCTATTGGCGGTCGGAACGACGCCGGCAGGCAAAGCCCGTGGACGGAGCTGTAGCATGA
- a CDS encoding cytochrome c produces the protein MRRAAFLLLAMAVIGCRGGKSEDPPVHLFGDMDWQPKYQWGEASPLFEDGRAMRPLVDGTIPIGHLDEDDAYYRGKLPNGEFVHRVTDLKVNDVPMAVDEKLIRRGEERFNIYCAPCHDMTGSGRGMVVQRGFPPPVDLASDRVQKEMRDGQIFDTISHGVRNMPGYRKQVPVADRWAIVTWVRVLGRSQHASKDDVPADKRGSIEPEGAAQ, from the coding sequence ATGAGGCGCGCCGCATTCCTGCTGCTTGCGATGGCTGTCATTGGTTGTCGCGGTGGCAAAAGCGAGGATCCGCCCGTTCACCTCTTCGGGGACATGGACTGGCAGCCCAAGTATCAATGGGGCGAGGCCAGTCCGCTCTTCGAGGATGGTCGGGCAATGCGCCCGCTCGTCGATGGTACCATTCCGATTGGACACCTCGACGAGGATGACGCGTATTACCGCGGCAAACTGCCGAATGGTGAGTTCGTCCATCGAGTGACCGACCTGAAGGTGAACGACGTGCCGATGGCGGTCGACGAGAAGCTCATTCGGCGTGGCGAGGAGCGATTCAATATTTATTGCGCTCCGTGCCATGACATGACGGGTAGTGGACGCGGTATGGTGGTGCAGCGAGGATTCCCGCCGCCCGTCGACTTGGCGTCGGACCGCGTGCAGAAGGAAATGCGCGACGGTCAGATATTCGACACGATTTCCCACGGCGTTCGCAACATGCCGGGCTACCGCAAGCAGGTGCCGGTTGCGGATCGCTGGGCCATCGTGACGTGGGTGAGGGTGCTCGGTCGTAGCCAGCATGCGTCGAAGGACGACGTGCCGGCGGACAAACGAGGCTCGATCGAGCCTGAAGGAGCCGCGCAATGA